The stretch of DNA CCGTCAAGCAGCTCTCCGAGGCCTCCGACGAGGACGACAAGCGCCGCAAGGAAGCCGCGGCGGCCGCCGAGAAGGCCGCGCAGAAGAGCGCCGATGCCGAGGCCCAGGATGCAAAGGCTGGGGACGGAAAGCCCGCCGATCCGGCCGATCCGGCCAAGCCCGCGGCGCCGGCCGAACCGGGCGCGGGGCCGGCCACGGGCGGACCGACGCCGGGGGCTCCAGTCACGGTCGGCTCGGCGCCGGCAGCCGCCGGCAAGTAACCGCAGGCCTGGCCGGGGGAACTCGCTTCCCCCGGCCGGCTTCGTCACGAGGAGGGTGCAGTGCCTAATCCCAGGAAACCCGCCGCCGGTTCCGCCAGGAAGCAGGCGGCGCCGCCGCCGCCCGCTCGCGAGGAGCGGTCCCTGGCCGTGCGCCGGGAGGCCAAGGCCGCCTTCGAGCGGGTCCTCTCGGAGTGGCGCGAACTGGGTAAACTCGACCTGCCAGCCGTGCGGCGCATCGTGGAGGAGTACGTCCTGCTGGTGCCCGGCGATGCGAAGCAGGCACCCCCGGACCTGCGCGTGACCGGAGAGTATGCCCTGGCGCATCCGCTGAACATGCTCGGCTACTGCCTCCAGGTGGGCAAGGCCATGGGCTACTCCGGCAACGACCTGCGCGCGCTGGGCGCCGCGGCGTTGCTGCACGATTTCGGCAAGGAGATTCCGGAGAGCCATCCGGACCGGGAGGCGCTGGCGCGCCTGGACGATCATTGCCGCACCGGCAATCGGCTGCTCGTCGAACTCTGCCCCGGCATGCCCCGGGAAGTAGCCGAGGCGGTGCGCGACCATCACGAGCGCACGGACGGCCGCGGCCCCATGGGCAGCAAGAAGGCGTCCGACCTGGCGGCGATCATCGCGATGTGCGACGTCTTCGACTCGCGGGTGACCCACCATCCCTTCCGCGGGGCCACGTCGCCCCACGTGTCGTTCCGTCTGACCGTCAACCAGGGCGCCGGCTTCCCCAGGGAAGTGGTGGACGCCTTCTGTGCCGCGATCGTCCCCTATCCGCTCGGCGCCCCGGTCTTCCTGGTCGACGGCCGTCGCGGCGAGGTGGTGGAGGTCGATCCCGACAACGCCACGACGCCCATCGTGCTCATCGACGGCGAGCGCGCGGATCTGCGCGAGGATCCCGGGAACCGCGTCTGCGACCTGGTGCGGGGCGCGCTGCCGATCTAGCAGCTAGTCCACCACGTAGCCCAGTTTCTTGAGCGCCGCCTTCTCGCGGCGCCAGTGGGGCATGACCTTCACCCACAGCTCCAGGAAGACCCGCGCGCCCAGGAGTTTCTCGATCTCGGCGCGGGCTTTCGAGCCTACTTCCCGCAGCCTGGTGCCTTTCTCGCCGATCAGGATGCCCTTCTGGGAATCCCGCTCCACGAACAGCGTGGCCGCGATCTGCACCAGGCCGTCCTCGCGCTCGGTCCAGGACTCGATGCGCACCGCCACCGCGTGCGGCACCTCTTCCTCGGTCTGCCGGAGCACCTGCTCGCGGACGAGTTCGCCGGCTATCTGCCGCAGGGTCTGGTCGGTGATCTCGTCCTCGGGGAACAGCGCGGGGCCCTCGGG from Candidatus Tanganyikabacteria bacterium encodes:
- a CDS encoding HD domain-containing protein, with protein sequence MPNPRKPAAGSARKQAAPPPPAREERSLAVRREAKAAFERVLSEWRELGKLDLPAVRRIVEEYVLLVPGDAKQAPPDLRVTGEYALAHPLNMLGYCLQVGKAMGYSGNDLRALGAAALLHDFGKEIPESHPDREALARLDDHCRTGNRLLVELCPGMPREVAEAVRDHHERTDGRGPMGSKKASDLAAIIAMCDVFDSRVTHHPFRGATSPHVSFRLTVNQGAGFPREVVDAFCAAIVPYPLGAPVFLVDGRRGEVVEVDPDNATTPIVLIDGERADLREDPGNRVCDLVRGALPI